The DNA segment CTTCATCCCCATCGACCGTCCCCCGGTCGAATTGGAATCAGACCTGAGAACATTAACCTTTCCCTGGCATTGCATTGCAGAAACTGGAATCGAACTATCTCATCCTCTGGACCTTTCCACGATTGGAGGGACATAGCGGAAGAATGGTGTCCCTCATATGAGATCGGCTTGGTCAGCATTTTCATGAACTAATTCAGCTTTTCCAGGAAGCATGGGCGATCATCTCGACATCGTGGAACGAATCGGGATCGAGGTGTACGTGACCGGCATCGGCACCTTGGTCTCATATAATTCGGCTATCACCTCCAGGTGCCTTCCCGAAAATCGAACCGGGCAATGTTCAAATGGGTCATTCACTGGCATCGGACAATTACATCTTCAGCATGTCGCTCACAATTTCTTATCTTCAGTCCTACGCCATTTCGCACAATGCTGTCAGAACGTTGATGAAGGACTTGGGATATGCTATCGAAAAAAAAAGAATAAGTGATTTCGGGGCAGTGGCATCTTGCCAGCGCCCTTTGGTCATTTCTCTTACTTCGCCCTGGAGGTCTTCTTTGGCTGTCCTTGTTTCAGGGAGGTGAAGAAGTCGTGGTGCTCCTCCTCCTGTTCAAGGATCTGCTCGAAGATGAAACGGGTCGTCTTGTCCCCTTCCTTCTCCGCTACCTCCATTATCTCCTTGTATAGGTTTATCGCGAACTCCTCTGCAGCAATATCATTGTCGACCATCTCCCACATCTCGCCACCGACCTGGATAGGGGCGGGCTTGGTGGTGGGCACTCCTTCCAGATACCAGAGACGTTCGGCGATCTTCTCTGCGTGCTTCATCTCTTGTATGGCTATCTCCTTGAACTGCTCAGAGACCGCATAGTGCTCTACCCCGATCCACTGAACGTGCTGCCACATATACTGGATTGTTGCCTGGATCTCCGCGGCCAATCCCTTATTCATGAGATCCTTGAGCTTTTGTGATGCCATGTATGATATCTCCAATGGTCTTTCTGACCAATCGGAATATAACATTCTAACCTACGGTTAATATAGATTTTGGTTCTGTGAAATGTTATGCCAGATACTCATCGGGAGAGCGGGGGACGACCGTCCAGCTCTTGGTCCACCAATATGCCAGAGTGGACATGAGTGCGGTGGCCATCAGGATCACCGACACCGACCATATCATGATCGGAGGATCGAGACCGATCACATATGAGAATATGGTCGCCAG comes from the Methanomassiliicoccales archaeon genome and includes:
- a CDS encoding ferritin-like domain-containing protein; the encoded protein is MASQKLKDLMNKGLAAEIQATIQYMWQHVQWIGVEHYAVSEQFKEIAIQEMKHAEKIAERLWYLEGVPTTKPAPIQVGGEMWEMVDNDIAAEEFAINLYKEIMEVAEKEGDKTTRFIFEQILEQEEEHHDFFTSLKQGQPKKTSRAK